The Microbacterium horticulturae region GGTCTCGTCGCGGCGGCCCGATTGGTGCCATTCATCATCCTGGGGCCGTGGGGCGGGCTCGTCGTCGATCGCGCGAATCGTCGTGCGATCCTGCTCGTGACACAGATCGTGTCCGGCATCGGCGCTCTTGTCTTTGCCACCCTGGCGTGGACGCAACTCGCGACAGTGCCGATACTCGGCATCCTCTCGCTCCTGCTCGGTGTGGTGAATGTCTTCGACAACCCGGCGCGGCAGAGTCTGATCGCCGACCTCGTCGATCGACAGACGTTGAACAACGCTGTCGTGCTGAGTTCGGTGTCGATCAACATTGCGCGTCTCGTGGGCGGTGTCATCGGCGGCGCACTGGTCGCGGCGGTCGGTGCGCCCCTGTGCTTCTTGATCAATGCAGCATCCTTCGCCGCTGTCATCGTGAGCCTGCTCATGCTGAACACGAGCGATATGCAGCCGATCGCACGTGTTGAGCGCGCGCGCGGTCAAATCCGCACGGGTCTCGCCTACGTGGCCACGACGCCTGAACTTCTACTCCCCCTGATCATGCTGATGGTCACCGGGACACTCGCCTACGAGTTCCCGACCACGCTCCCCCTCTTCGCCACGGACGCCTTCGGCGGCACGGCCGCCACCTACGGCCTGATGGCTGCGGCAGAAGCGGCCGGTGGGATCGTCGGCGGCTTCGTTGCGGCGCGCAGGACAATCGCGCCGCGCACGTCATCGCTGGCGATCTCGGCGATCGGTTGGGGTGCTGCGATCCTTCTCACGGCAGTCGCACCGACGCTACTGCTCGCGCTCGTGCTCCTGCTGTT contains the following coding sequences:
- a CDS encoding MFS transporter, producing MSERAGHSGKGWPERWRAHAKAAVSSLAVRNYRLYFIGQSISVIGTFMQTLALAFLVLQLGGQGTEVGLVAAARLVPFIILGPWGGLVVDRANRRAILLVTQIVSGIGALVFATLAWTQLATVPILGILSLLLGVVNVFDNPARQSLIADLVDRQTLNNAVVLSSVSINIARLVGGVIGGALVAAVGAPLCFLINAASFAAVIVSLLMLNTSDMQPIARVERARGQIRTGLAYVATTPELLLPLIMLMVTGTLAYEFPTTLPLFATDAFGGTAATYGLMAAAEAAGGIVGGFVAARRTIAPRTSSLAISAIGWGAAILLTAVAPTLLLALVLLLFVGYGTITFNSTAKSVLQLSARPDMRGRVMSLWGMAWIGSTVVGAPLVGWIAENFGSRWGLIAGGVPTILTGALLLPYLRRQERGRRVLPDNPGDQ